From one Streptomyces sp. NBC_01478 genomic stretch:
- a CDS encoding metal-dependent hydrolase family protein: protein MVTLRAARVLHVETGEFEQPGIVTVDGERITHGGAAGEVDGENEVLDLGDVTLLPGLMDMEVNLLMGGRGETLAFSPVQDDPPLRMLRAVGNARRTLRAGFTTVRNLGLFVKTGGYLLDVALAKAIDAGWIDGPRIVPAGHAITPTGGHLDPTMFAAYAPGIMPLSLEEGIANGVDEVRKAVRYQIKHGARLIKVCASGGVMSHTGTPGAQHYSDEELRAIVDEAHRRGLKVAAHTHGADAVRSAVEAGIDCIEHGFLLDDDTIALMAERGTFLVPTTALIDGMDMSHAAPELKEKAAEIFPRAKTVVARAGKAGVRMALGTDAPAIPHGRGAQELIALVDRGMTPLEAIQAATVNAAELIDADDRGRIAEGLLADLIAVPGNPLEDVSVMADVRFVMKGGKVFRDERR from the coding sequence GTGGTCACACTCAGAGCAGCGCGTGTACTGCACGTGGAGACGGGCGAGTTCGAGCAGCCGGGCATCGTCACGGTCGACGGCGAACGCATCACGCACGGTGGCGCAGCGGGCGAGGTTGACGGAGAGAACGAGGTTCTCGATCTCGGTGACGTGACGCTGCTGCCCGGTCTCATGGACATGGAGGTCAACCTCCTGATGGGCGGCCGGGGAGAGACGCTCGCGTTCTCCCCCGTCCAGGACGATCCCCCGCTGCGGATGCTCCGCGCGGTGGGCAACGCCCGGCGGACCCTGCGCGCGGGGTTCACCACGGTCCGCAATCTGGGTCTGTTCGTGAAGACGGGCGGCTATCTGCTGGACGTCGCGCTGGCGAAGGCCATCGACGCCGGCTGGATAGACGGCCCGCGCATCGTGCCCGCCGGTCACGCCATCACACCCACCGGCGGGCATCTCGACCCCACGATGTTCGCCGCGTACGCCCCCGGAATCATGCCTCTCTCCCTGGAGGAGGGCATTGCCAACGGTGTCGACGAGGTGCGCAAGGCCGTCCGCTACCAGATCAAGCACGGGGCACGGCTCATCAAGGTCTGTGCGTCCGGGGGCGTGATGTCCCACACCGGCACCCCCGGCGCGCAGCACTACTCCGACGAGGAACTGCGCGCCATCGTGGACGAGGCCCACCGGCGCGGACTGAAGGTGGCGGCCCACACCCATGGGGCCGACGCCGTCCGGTCGGCGGTGGAGGCGGGCATCGACTGCATCGAGCACGGCTTCCTGCTCGACGACGACACCATCGCGCTGATGGCGGAGAGGGGCACTTTCCTGGTGCCGACCACCGCTCTCATCGACGGGATGGACATGTCCCATGCCGCGCCCGAGCTGAAGGAGAAGGCCGCCGAGATCTTCCCCCGGGCGAAGACCGTGGTGGCCAGGGCCGGCAAGGCGGGTGTCCGGATGGCGCTGGGCACGGACGCGCCGGCGATTCCGCACGGCCGCGGCGCGCAGGAGCTGATCGCCCTGGTCGACCGCGGGATGACTCCCCTGGAGGCGATCCAGGCGGCGACCGTCAACGCGGCGGAGCTGATCGACGCCGACGACCGGGGCCGTATCGCCGAGGGCCTGCTCGCCGACCTGATCGCGGTGCCGGGCAATCCGCTGGAGGACGTCTCCGTGATGGCGGACGTCCGGTTCGTGATGAAGGGCGGGAAGGTGTTCCGCGACGAGCGCCGCTGA
- a CDS encoding aromatic ring-hydroxylating oxygenase subunit alpha has protein sequence MPHFAKPEAGSWTENYPELGTSPVNYEDSIDPAYYEAEKEAIFKKTWLNVGRVEQVPKVGSYFTKELAVADTSLVIVRGKDKEIRAFHNVCRHRGNKLVWNDYPGEEVKGTCRQFTCKYHAWRYNLDGDLTFVQQEKEFFDLDKADYGLKLVRCEVWEGFVFVNLDQNAQPLKEYLGEFAKGLEGYPFHEMTEVFTYKAEIGSNWKLFIDAFAEFYHAPVLHMKQAVKDEADKLFNVGYEALHYEIHPPHSMISSWGGMSPPKDLTIVKPIERVLRSGLFGPWEAPDIEGLDPLPPGLNPGGHRAWGNDSFEFFPNMTLLIWKPGWYLTYHYWPTAVDKHLFEANLYFVPAKTARERLKQELAAVTFKEYALQDGNTLEATQTMLKSRVVTEFPLCDQELLLRHLHKTVADYVKEHTDAAQ, from the coding sequence ATGCCACACTTCGCCAAGCCCGAGGCCGGGAGCTGGACCGAGAACTACCCCGAGCTGGGCACCAGCCCGGTCAACTACGAGGACTCCATCGACCCCGCGTACTACGAGGCCGAGAAGGAGGCGATCTTCAAGAAGACCTGGCTGAACGTCGGTCGGGTCGAGCAAGTGCCCAAGGTCGGCAGCTACTTCACGAAGGAGCTGGCGGTCGCCGACACCTCACTGGTGATCGTGCGGGGCAAGGACAAGGAGATCCGCGCCTTCCACAACGTCTGCCGCCACCGCGGCAACAAGCTCGTGTGGAACGACTACCCGGGCGAGGAGGTCAAGGGCACCTGCCGCCAGTTCACCTGCAAGTACCACGCCTGGCGCTACAACCTCGACGGCGATCTGACCTTCGTCCAGCAGGAGAAGGAGTTCTTCGACCTGGACAAGGCGGACTACGGCCTCAAGCTGGTCCGCTGCGAGGTCTGGGAAGGCTTCGTCTTCGTCAACCTGGACCAGAACGCCCAGCCGTTGAAGGAGTACCTCGGCGAGTTCGCCAAGGGGCTGGAGGGCTACCCCTTCCACGAGATGACCGAGGTCTTCACGTACAAGGCGGAGATCGGCAGCAACTGGAAGCTGTTCATCGACGCGTTCGCGGAGTTCTACCACGCGCCCGTCCTGCACATGAAGCAGGCCGTCAAGGACGAGGCCGACAAGCTCTTCAACGTCGGGTACGAGGCGCTGCACTACGAGATCCACCCCCCGCACTCGATGATCTCCTCCTGGGGAGGCATGTCCCCGCCCAAGGACCTGACCATCGTCAAGCCCATCGAACGCGTCCTGCGCAGCGGCCTGTTCGGGCCGTGGGAGGCGCCCGACATCGAAGGCCTGGACCCTCTTCCCCCCGGTCTCAATCCGGGCGGGCACCGCGCGTGGGGCAACGACTCCTTCGAGTTCTTCCCCAACATGACCCTGCTGATCTGGAAGCCCGGCTGGTACCTGACGTACCACTACTGGCCGACGGCGGTGGACAAGCACCTCTTCGAGGCCAACCTGTACTTCGTGCCCGCGAAGACGGCGCGCGAGCGGCTCAAGCAGGAGCTGGCGGCGGTGACGTTCAAGGAGTACGCGCTCCAGGACGGCAACACCCTGGAGGCCACCCAGACGATGCTCAAGAGCCGGGTCGTCACCGAATTCCCGCTCTGCGACCAGGAGTTGCTGCTCCGCCATCTGCACAAGACGGTCGCCGACTACGTCAAGGAGCACACCGATGCTGCCCAGTGA
- a CDS encoding TetR/AcrR family transcriptional regulator, which yields MAEPRRAPGRPRDTSINERALAATRELLVQRGFDATTIQAVAEHSGVHASAIYRRWPSRIELIEEATFPGLSPLSVRPTGDLRRDLRRFVRAYLAAFGAPAARAAAAGLFAHSQTSSRPRPPEMLLRVSARPQFQDILRAAPTGTVDPAVDPDDVFDMLLGAVLTRTLLSTVTARNRPVERTVDMILRMLRPLDGPA from the coding sequence ATGGCTGAACCGCGCCGCGCCCCGGGCCGTCCCCGTGACACGAGCATCAACGAACGGGCCCTCGCGGCGACGCGCGAACTCCTCGTCCAGCGCGGCTTCGACGCCACGACGATCCAGGCGGTGGCGGAACACTCCGGCGTGCACGCCTCCGCCATCTACCGCCGCTGGCCGTCCCGGATCGAGCTGATCGAGGAGGCCACGTTCCCCGGGCTCAGCCCGTTGAGCGTCCGCCCGACGGGGGATCTGCGACGAGACCTCCGCCGGTTCGTCCGCGCCTACCTGGCGGCCTTCGGCGCCCCGGCGGCCCGCGCCGCGGCGGCCGGTCTCTTCGCGCACTCCCAGACATCGAGCCGTCCGCGGCCGCCCGAGATGCTGCTGCGCGTGTCGGCGCGACCGCAGTTCCAGGACATCCTGCGCGCCGCGCCGACCGGGACCGTCGACCCCGCCGTGGACCCGGACGACGTCTTCGACATGCTCCTCGGCGCCGTACTGACCCGCACCCTCCTGTCCACGGTCACGGCCCGCAACCGCCCCGTCGAGCGCACGGTCGACATGATCCTGCGGATGCTACGACCCCTCGACGGGCCGGCCTGA